One genomic window of Kosmotoga olearia TBF 19.5.1 includes the following:
- a CDS encoding 2,3-bisphosphoglycerate-independent phosphoglycerate mutase yields MDRQEFISKLVTRNDTKIVLLVMDGVGDLPVNGRTPLQAARTPNLDALAKKSELGQAVPVIPGVTPGSGPGHLGLFGYDPIKYQIGRGILEALGSDVEVGEKDLVARANFATIDGDTVVDRRAGRPATEESAKVVEKLAEEIKKIEDIEISLYPGKEHRFVVKFTGEGLDERICDADPQKTGLPIVWAEALVPEAEKTARVVNEFLRRVKEILKDEEKMNFALLRGFSKYPQIPNFEEVYKLRAAAIATYPMYRGLAKLVGMNVVATGTTIKDEVETLKEIWNDYDFFFFHVKKTDSYGEDGNFESKVHVIEEVDDLLPEILALNPDVLVVTGDHSTPVPMKAHSWHPVPFMVYSGYVRAGASEKFDEFECARGVIGTIYAVDEIPLMLAHAMRLEKYGA; encoded by the coding sequence ATGGATAGACAGGAGTTTATCAGCAAACTGGTAACCAGGAACGATACAAAAATAGTTTTGCTCGTTATGGATGGTGTTGGAGATTTACCTGTGAACGGTAGGACACCTCTTCAGGCTGCTCGTACACCAAATCTCGATGCGCTGGCGAAGAAATCTGAACTTGGACAGGCCGTTCCGGTAATTCCAGGTGTTACACCAGGGAGTGGACCGGGACATCTCGGACTTTTTGGATATGATCCGATAAAGTATCAGATTGGAAGGGGCATTCTTGAAGCACTTGGTTCTGACGTCGAAGTTGGTGAAAAGGATCTTGTGGCACGTGCTAACTTTGCTACCATCGATGGGGATACCGTTGTTGATAGAAGAGCGGGAAGGCCGGCAACGGAAGAAAGTGCAAAGGTTGTAGAAAAACTTGCGGAAGAAATAAAGAAAATAGAGGATATAGAGATATCGCTTTATCCCGGTAAGGAACACAGATTTGTTGTTAAGTTCACTGGTGAGGGGCTGGATGAAAGGATTTGCGATGCGGACCCACAAAAGACGGGACTTCCAATAGTGTGGGCTGAAGCCCTCGTACCGGAAGCAGAAAAAACCGCCAGAGTTGTCAATGAATTTCTCAGGAGGGTAAAGGAGATTTTGAAGGATGAAGAAAAAATGAATTTTGCTCTTTTGAGAGGATTCTCAAAGTACCCGCAGATCCCCAATTTTGAGGAGGTTTACAAGTTAAGGGCTGCTGCTATAGCTACATACCCAATGTACAGAGGGCTGGCAAAACTTGTCGGCATGAACGTTGTTGCGACAGGTACAACGATTAAAGATGAGGTAGAAACCCTCAAAGAGATCTGGAACGATTATGATTTCTTCTTCTTTCATGTAAAGAAGACAGATTCTTACGGTGAAGACGGTAACTTTGAATCGAAGGTTCACGTTATTGAAGAGGTTGATGATCTGCTTCCAGAAATTCTGGCTCTGAATCCTGATGTTCTTGTTGTAACGGGTGACCATTCGACACCCGTACCCATGAAAGCACACAGCTGGCATCCCGTTCCATTTATGGTTTATTCCGGATACGTTCGTGCGGGTGCCAGTGAAAAGTTCGATGAGTTTGAGTGTGCGCGTGGGGTTATCGGTACCATATATGCGGTTGATGAGATTCCATTGATGCTTGCCCATGCCATGAGACTTGAAAAATACGGAGCGTAA
- a CDS encoding ComEC/Rec2 family competence protein, producing the protein MPLFFLFLSLAFGVSSGISMHFTLWSTTALFFLFVAFLFITRKNRLVVFISVFWLFGILLGYSTFPVLENSQVEYVGIVEKVEWERSVVASSGYMLEEGSWKKLRIPVKIKLPKLRNYQKAPEDRQVIWVAGELRKVNRYPFYEITAEIFGVAPSFGPVDRLAGNTREYFERRLTGAGINSAIPFALFLGNKSKLSYGLRKAINDLGLSHIFAVSGMHVGIFYLITEMLLAVFLLPKRFRLLTVVLLLLLYILSTGPSISATRAFLVFALYSFFACLDYPQHPLNILGFAGILMLVHSPIIIASVAFQLSFVATAGILILLPILMAGNSGLFKGMVSVSIAAQIAVFPLTVVTFEAVPLLTIPLTIVMVPFFVFPIFVGLILTIVFSSLKIIPLAIITAKGVNFLSLFFEKGLHKISELGLIVTVPFPWSYFVALLVSYSLFAILFWHSEQSP; encoded by the coding sequence TTGCCTCTTTTTTTCCTTTTTCTTTCACTTGCTTTTGGGGTATCTTCTGGAATTTCGATGCATTTTACGCTCTGGAGTACCACAGCGCTCTTTTTTCTTTTTGTAGCTTTTCTTTTTATTACCCGAAAAAATAGGCTGGTTGTTTTTATTTCCGTGTTTTGGTTATTTGGTATACTTCTTGGATACAGTACTTTCCCGGTTTTAGAGAATTCGCAGGTTGAATACGTTGGAATCGTGGAGAAGGTTGAATGGGAGAGAAGTGTCGTAGCCTCTTCTGGATATATGCTCGAAGAAGGTTCATGGAAGAAACTTCGCATACCTGTAAAAATAAAATTGCCGAAGTTGAGAAATTATCAAAAAGCACCGGAAGACAGGCAGGTTATCTGGGTTGCCGGAGAGCTTCGTAAGGTCAATAGGTATCCTTTCTATGAAATCACCGCTGAGATTTTCGGAGTTGCACCTTCGTTTGGGCCTGTGGATAGACTTGCCGGTAACACCAGAGAATACTTTGAACGCAGACTAACAGGGGCAGGGATTAATTCGGCGATTCCTTTCGCTTTGTTTCTTGGGAATAAGAGCAAGCTCTCCTATGGTCTAAGGAAGGCTATAAATGATCTCGGTCTCTCGCATATTTTTGCCGTCTCGGGAATGCATGTGGGAATTTTTTATCTTATAACGGAAATGCTTCTTGCAGTGTTTTTGTTGCCAAAAAGGTTTAGGCTACTTACCGTTGTGCTCCTGCTTTTACTTTATATATTGTCAACAGGACCATCGATTTCAGCGACAAGGGCATTCCTTGTTTTCGCACTGTACAGTTTTTTTGCCTGTTTGGATTATCCTCAACATCCCTTGAACATTCTCGGATTTGCTGGTATTCTGATGCTGGTTCATTCTCCAATAATAATAGCTTCGGTCGCTTTTCAACTTAGTTTTGTAGCTACCGCCGGGATTCTCATTTTGCTTCCCATACTTATGGCAGGGAATTCGGGGCTCTTTAAGGGGATGGTATCGGTAAGCATTGCCGCACAAATAGCAGTATTTCCTTTGACTGTGGTGACTTTTGAAGCTGTACCTCTTTTGACTATTCCATTAACAATCGTCATGGTACCTTTTTTTGTTTTCCCAATATTCGTCGGTCTGATTTTGACCATCGTTTTTTCATCACTAAAAATAATCCCCCTTGCAATCATAACAGCAAAGGGGGTAAATTTTCTGTCTTTGTTTTTTGAAAAAGGGCTTCACAAAATTTCAGAGCTTGGACTGATAGTAACTGTACCTTTTCCGTGGTCTTATTTTGTGGCGTTGTTAGTCTCTTATTCTTTGTTTGCAATACTCTTCTGGCATTCAGAGCAAAGCCCGTAA
- a CDS encoding Fur family transcriptional regulator, translated as MKQDILRSELRKRKQRMTAQRELILKAFMESGEEHMSAEEVYRKVLERRLRISKATVYRTVELLTEVGLLRKIVFRDGVVRYELVDKGEHHHHHLVCNSCGKVIEFPEDLLDGLENLIEEKTGFKITDHQLKFYGLCSECQKSIANKE; from the coding sequence GTGAAGCAAGACATTCTTAGAAGTGAGTTGCGCAAGAGAAAACAAAGAATGACCGCCCAAAGAGAGTTGATATTGAAAGCTTTCATGGAATCCGGAGAAGAACATATGAGCGCCGAGGAAGTCTACAGAAAGGTGCTTGAAAGAAGGCTTCGAATAAGTAAGGCTACGGTTTACAGAACGGTGGAACTTTTAACGGAGGTAGGCCTTCTCAGAAAAATCGTTTTTCGTGATGGTGTGGTTCGTTACGAGCTCGTCGATAAAGGTGAACATCATCACCACCACCTGGTATGTAACAGCTGCGGTAAGGTTATCGAATTTCCGGAAGATCTTCTCGATGGTCTTGAGAATCTCATAGAGGAAAAAACCGGTTTCAAAATAACCGACCACCAACTTAAGTTTTACGGGCTTTGCTCTGAATGCCAGAAGAGTATTGCAAACAAAGAATAA
- the nusA gene encoding transcription termination factor NusA — protein MNLNLLEALEQLEEEKNIKKDEVISILEKALQSAYRKNFGTENEVEVRIDRLTGDIAIYEKLKVVDEVENPYREITLSEAKKIDSDAEIDGYVYRKLNIKKFKRIAAQTARQVLIQKIREMEKENLFQTYSALKGSVTTAEILRVTENWADIRIGKLESRLPTREMIPGERLRAGSFIKVFVVDVVRTTKGPKILVTRKGTEFVVELLKLQVPEIESGDVVVKAVAREEGIRTKVAVASTNPKVDPIGACIGEGGVRIAEVLREIRPEKVDILKWSDDPAEFVGNAIAPATAVEVKIVSSANREAVVYVSPTQLSLAIGKGGQNARLAAKLTGWKVDIKPLM, from the coding sequence ATGAATCTCAATCTTCTGGAAGCGCTGGAACAACTTGAAGAAGAAAAAAATATTAAAAAAGACGAAGTTATCAGTATTCTTGAAAAAGCACTCCAGAGCGCTTATAGAAAAAACTTTGGCACCGAAAATGAGGTTGAAGTTAGGATAGACCGTCTCACCGGTGATATCGCCATATATGAAAAATTAAAGGTTGTTGACGAAGTTGAGAACCCTTATCGTGAGATCACTCTTTCAGAAGCTAAGAAGATAGATTCTGATGCTGAGATCGATGGTTATGTCTACAGAAAGCTCAATATAAAGAAATTCAAGAGAATAGCCGCTCAAACGGCCAGACAGGTTTTGATTCAGAAAATTCGGGAAATGGAGAAGGAAAATCTTTTCCAGACGTATTCTGCACTTAAAGGTTCCGTCACCACAGCAGAAATACTCAGAGTAACCGAAAACTGGGCTGACATAAGAATAGGAAAACTTGAATCAAGGCTTCCTACCCGCGAAATGATTCCCGGCGAGAGGCTCAGGGCAGGCAGTTTTATAAAGGTATTCGTAGTAGATGTCGTCAGAACAACGAAAGGTCCAAAGATTCTCGTTACCAGAAAAGGGACAGAGTTCGTAGTGGAGTTGTTAAAACTCCAGGTTCCAGAAATCGAGAGCGGTGATGTGGTGGTTAAAGCCGTCGCAAGGGAAGAAGGTATCAGGACAAAGGTTGCCGTTGCATCTACCAATCCCAAAGTAGATCCCATAGGAGCCTGCATTGGTGAAGGCGGGGTCAGAATCGCAGAGGTTCTGCGCGAAATAAGGCCTGAGAAGGTTGACATATTAAAATGGAGCGACGATCCGGCAGAATTCGTCGGTAATGCAATAGCTCCAGCCACAGCCGTGGAGGTTAAAATAGTCAGTTCCGCAAACCGTGAGGCCGTTGTCTATGTTTCTCCCACACAGCTCTCACTCGCAATTGGAAAAGGTGGTCAAAATGCCAGGCTTGCAGCAAAATTAACCGGCTGGAAGGTTGACATCAAACCTTTGATGTAG
- the rimP gene encoding ribosome maturation factor RimP: MPSIFISMEVVDGMYELTEKLRKLAEEVAEELGYEIYKLTFGKGRRRAVLTVAIDKEDGYISISDCENFSRAFEKKLDETEIISSSYNLVIESPGAERELRKPGDFMRFTGKSVKIVLKEPLENRSVLVGQLINANEDLVTIIEADSNRTFEVEYRMIKKANLRLER, translated from the coding sequence GTGCCCTCTATTTTTATTAGTATGGAAGTGGTGGATGGGATGTATGAGCTAACGGAAAAATTGAGGAAGCTAGCTGAAGAAGTGGCAGAAGAGTTGGGATACGAGATATACAAACTGACCTTTGGTAAGGGAAGAAGAAGAGCGGTTCTGACAGTTGCGATAGATAAAGAAGACGGTTATATTTCGATCTCAGATTGCGAAAATTTCTCTCGCGCATTCGAAAAGAAGCTTGACGAAACCGAAATAATAAGCTCTTCTTACAATCTGGTGATTGAATCACCAGGTGCTGAAAGGGAACTCAGAAAACCCGGGGATTTCATGAGATTCACCGGTAAATCCGTAAAGATCGTGTTAAAAGAACCTCTGGAAAACCGTTCTGTGCTTGTAGGCCAGCTAATTAATGCCAATGAAGACCTCGTGACCATAATCGAGGCTGACAGCAACAGGACATTTGAAGTTGAATACAGAATGATAAAGAAAGCAAATTTGAGACTTGAACGGTAA
- a CDS encoding ABC transporter substrate-binding protein, with protein sequence MKQLMVTLLVIVMVVIGFGNYLYINPIGPTLVPIARLIHDSPDGKTIAEGFSIEFWKTVDQALALVISGKADFALLPVTIGAKLAAEGVPIKLAAVSMWGGFYFVSRNEPIEGVEDLLGKAVYTLHAPGQTADVILRGVLEKLGYEVNKDIRIVYVAGPEALQLFAAGKADILLLPEPFASLAQAKVKGSIKSMSIDELWRILSPGNGPIPSSGIFVRKDVDPTVVDLFLLLYKQSLTLSLQDLELTASIVSEAMGGFPVPILKKSFSGIDYEFKAASEIKDEVVSYLETLRELDESLVGDLNFDEFFYEK encoded by the coding sequence ATGAAACAACTGATGGTGACGCTTCTGGTTATTGTGATGGTTGTTATAGGCTTTGGTAACTATCTCTATATAAACCCTATTGGACCAACGCTCGTTCCAATAGCACGTTTGATACATGATTCTCCAGACGGAAAGACGATCGCTGAAGGCTTTTCCATTGAGTTCTGGAAAACCGTTGATCAGGCTTTAGCACTCGTGATAAGTGGAAAAGCCGATTTTGCTCTTCTTCCCGTCACTATCGGTGCAAAACTTGCTGCAGAGGGTGTTCCGATAAAACTCGCGGCAGTTTCCATGTGGGGCGGTTTTTATTTTGTTTCCCGTAATGAGCCTATTGAAGGTGTTGAAGATCTATTGGGAAAGGCTGTTTACACGCTTCATGCCCCCGGACAAACGGCGGATGTTATACTGCGTGGTGTACTTGAAAAACTGGGGTATGAGGTGAATAAGGACATTAGGATCGTTTATGTGGCGGGACCAGAAGCGTTGCAATTATTCGCTGCCGGAAAAGCCGATATACTTTTGCTTCCTGAACCTTTCGCTTCTTTAGCCCAGGCCAAGGTGAAGGGGTCTATTAAATCCATGAGTATCGATGAATTGTGGAGAATTCTGAGCCCTGGAAATGGTCCGATACCGAGTTCCGGGATCTTTGTTAGAAAAGATGTGGACCCAACCGTTGTTGATCTATTCCTTCTTCTTTATAAACAATCTTTGACCCTTTCTCTTCAGGATCTGGAGCTCACCGCGTCGATTGTTTCCGAAGCGATGGGTGGATTTCCCGTTCCAATATTGAAGAAGTCCTTTTCAGGAATAGACTACGAATTCAAAGCAGCTTCTGAAATAAAAGATGAAGTGGTTTCCTATCTGGAAACGTTAAGAGAACTTGATGAATCTTTAGTTGGTGATTTAAATTTTGACGAGTTTTTCTATGAGAAATAG
- a CDS encoding ABC transporter permease: MRNSQLGLFAAILIILGIWELAYLAVGNSLLLPGPITTFKRLGELCTNLEFYLTVFTTFSKAVLGLALALIAGVLAGFSMGLSRTIYTLFRPLVIVMQSVPIVSWLALAVLWWGIGFRSPVYIVFLTLFPIITLNIVEGVRNVDVKLVEMAKVFSVSKSRIFKDIYFGSTLPFIASSLRISVGVMWKSVAVAEFMVGTTGIGRKIFDAKSYLETTDVFAYTLVLVILGILSEKMLDQFAKRTFRYVDKS, encoded by the coding sequence ATGAGAAATAGTCAACTTGGCCTGTTTGCAGCTATATTGATAATTCTTGGGATCTGGGAGCTTGCATACCTCGCGGTAGGCAATTCCCTTTTGCTTCCAGGACCAATTACAACCTTCAAAAGGCTGGGAGAACTGTGCACGAACCTTGAGTTTTATCTCACGGTTTTCACAACCTTTTCAAAGGCAGTTCTTGGTTTGGCTCTAGCTCTTATCGCTGGCGTGCTCGCTGGTTTTTCCATGGGGCTCTCCAGGACGATATATACGCTTTTTAGGCCCCTGGTGATTGTCATGCAGTCTGTTCCAATCGTATCGTGGCTGGCTTTAGCGGTGTTGTGGTGGGGTATTGGTTTCAGGTCACCTGTGTACATAGTTTTTCTCACACTTTTTCCGATTATCACATTGAATATTGTTGAGGGTGTACGTAACGTAGATGTCAAGCTCGTTGAAATGGCAAAGGTTTTTTCGGTCAGTAAATCACGTATTTTTAAGGACATTTATTTCGGGTCGACCTTACCGTTTATAGCTTCGTCTTTGAGAATAAGTGTTGGTGTTATGTGGAAATCCGTTGCTGTGGCTGAATTTATGGTAGGAACTACCGGTATAGGAAGGAAAATATTCGACGCTAAATCGTACCTTGAAACCACTGATGTCTTTGCTTATACCCTTGTTCTGGTGATTCTCGGGATATTGAGCGAGAAGATGCTCGATCAGTTTGCGAAAAGGACTTTTAGGTATGTTGATAAAAGCTGA
- a CDS encoding ABC transporter ATP-binding protein codes for MLIKAEGVSKSFGNNQVIQNLYLSVTEGEFLSVLGSSGCGKTTLLRLLAGILKPDSGRIATNRSRIGFVFQDDRLIPWKNVLYNVSLVSSEERAKKMLKRVELADALYKYPGELSGGMAKRVNLARALSYNPEILFLDEPFSSLDVVTREKMMELIASLWKEVNLTIIMVTHDPLEAAELSTRVVVSSKGFKRLQEFELGDPGGRTFEENARISKKLLDSLRKVSDFVQ; via the coding sequence ATGTTGATAAAAGCTGAAGGTGTATCAAAGTCTTTCGGGAATAATCAAGTGATTCAGAATTTGTACCTCTCCGTTACTGAGGGGGAATTTTTATCCGTACTAGGGAGCTCGGGATGCGGTAAAACGACCCTCTTGAGGTTACTGGCCGGGATTCTAAAGCCTGATTCCGGGAGGATTGCAACGAATCGCTCGAGGATAGGTTTTGTTTTTCAGGATGATAGGCTGATTCCGTGGAAAAATGTTTTGTACAATGTTTCTCTGGTGTCTTCCGAAGAAAGAGCGAAAAAGATGTTGAAAAGGGTTGAGCTTGCAGATGCGCTGTACAAGTATCCCGGCGAATTGAGCGGTGGAATGGCAAAGAGGGTTAATCTTGCGCGTGCCCTGAGCTATAATCCTGAAATTTTGTTTCTGGATGAACCTTTTTCTTCTTTAGATGTGGTAACCAGGGAAAAGATGATGGAATTAATTGCCTCGCTCTGGAAGGAAGTGAATTTAACAATAATCATGGTTACCCACGACCCGCTTGAAGCTGCTGAGCTGTCCACCAGGGTTGTGGTATCTTCGAAGGGGTTCAAAAGGCTTCAAGAATTTGAACTCGGGGATCCAGGTGGAAGAACCTTTGAAGAAAATGCCAGAATTTCAAAGAAACTGCTCGATTCGCTAAGGAAAGTGTCGGATTTTGTTCAATAA
- a CDS encoding YceD family protein, whose translation MVKVTELLIDLNSFESRKEIDVAFDNPFAEIKCSTQIVVHAVLYKTRDSVVLTGDIQTVVIDKCARCLKDVEVPINGTLEAVYIPFNKYIKEIKDGPVDNLENTLPLKEEVLDLSDRVIEAIIVEIPQKVLCVEDCRGLCPVCGVDLNENPDHFCEGKEEPSDKWHSLLGELKKNIVDNNSDWEG comes from the coding sequence ATGGTGAAAGTGACGGAACTTTTAATAGACTTGAATTCCTTTGAATCGAGAAAAGAGATCGATGTGGCTTTTGATAATCCTTTTGCTGAAATCAAATGTAGCACGCAGATAGTGGTGCATGCAGTTCTTTATAAGACCAGGGATTCAGTTGTACTGACTGGTGATATCCAAACAGTGGTGATTGACAAGTGCGCACGGTGCTTGAAGGATGTCGAAGTACCAATAAATGGAACACTTGAAGCGGTATATATACCTTTTAATAAGTACATAAAAGAAATAAAAGATGGCCCGGTAGATAATCTTGAAAACACTTTGCCGTTAAAAGAGGAAGTATTAGACTTGTCAGATCGAGTCATTGAGGCTATAATAGTGGAGATACCGCAGAAGGTTCTTTGTGTGGAAGACTGTAGAGGGCTCTGCCCAGTTTGTGGAGTTGATTTGAACGAAAATCCGGATCATTTCTGTGAAGGTAAGGAAGAACCGAGTGATAAGTGGCACTCGCTTCTTGGTGAATTGAAAAAGAATATTGTTGATAATAATTCTGACTGGGAGGGATAA
- the rpmF gene encoding 50S ribosomal protein L32, which produces MAVPKQKRSRSRTHHKRVKIYRPIKVAVSVCPNCGEPKEPHRVCLHCGYYGGKQILEIGE; this is translated from the coding sequence GTGGCTGTACCCAAGCAAAAGCGTTCGCGCTCCAGGACACATCATAAGCGTGTGAAGATCTATAGGCCTATAAAGGTCGCTGTTTCTGTTTGCCCGAATTGTGGCGAACCAAAGGAACCTCATAGAGTTTGTCTGCACTGCGGATACTATGGAGGCAAACAAATACTTGAAATAGGTGAATGA
- the plsX gene encoding phosphate acyltransferase PlsX has protein sequence MKIALDVYGGDLAPDVNIDGAILALKGLKDLEITLVGKKDEINRLLEKRGFASERLSIYDAPDVFGMAEKPSQLLRKRNSSLFKTAELVKKNEVDAMVSAGNTGGVLVAGLFVVGRIKGIERGAIAVPISSKRGFTVLLDCGANLEVRPGHLRDFAKMGFEYARILGKESPLVGLLNVGEEEEKGTELVKEAFGMIKEALGETFVGNVEGRDILYGNVDVVVTDGFKGNVAMKTIEGTAKFIGDLLKMHIKQAGILGLLGGLLLKGAFNNLKKSLDPRIYGGAFILGVKGVVVKAHGNSDALAISNAIKVACNGVKGRLVEKLEARFGSE, from the coding sequence ATAAAAATAGCCCTGGATGTATATGGTGGAGATCTGGCGCCCGATGTAAACATCGATGGCGCCATTTTAGCTTTGAAGGGGCTGAAAGATCTTGAGATTACGCTGGTAGGCAAAAAAGATGAGATTAATAGATTGTTGGAGAAAAGAGGTTTTGCCAGCGAACGCTTGAGTATCTATGATGCTCCGGACGTTTTTGGAATGGCCGAAAAACCATCCCAATTGTTGAGAAAGAGGAATTCATCACTTTTCAAAACTGCTGAACTTGTCAAGAAGAACGAAGTCGATGCCATGGTATCCGCTGGAAACACCGGTGGGGTTCTTGTGGCCGGCCTTTTTGTTGTGGGCAGGATTAAGGGAATCGAGAGAGGGGCCATTGCTGTTCCCATATCCAGCAAAAGAGGTTTTACTGTGCTCCTGGATTGTGGCGCGAATCTTGAGGTTCGACCGGGGCATCTGAGAGATTTTGCTAAGATGGGGTTCGAATATGCAAGAATTCTCGGGAAGGAGTCCCCACTGGTAGGGTTATTGAACGTTGGTGAGGAAGAGGAAAAGGGCACGGAGTTAGTAAAAGAAGCCTTTGGAATGATAAAAGAAGCTTTAGGTGAAACCTTCGTTGGAAACGTTGAAGGAAGAGACATCCTTTATGGTAATGTGGATGTTGTGGTAACCGATGGGTTTAAGGGAAATGTTGCTATGAAGACCATAGAAGGAACCGCCAAATTCATAGGGGATCTTCTTAAGATGCATATAAAACAGGCTGGAATATTGGGGCTGCTTGGAGGATTGCTTCTGAAGGGGGCTTTCAATAATTTGAAGAAGAGCCTGGATCCGAGGATCTATGGGGGAGCATTTATTCTCGGGGTCAAGGGTGTTGTGGTAAAAGCACACGGGAATTCTGATGCGCTGGCGATTTCAAATGCCATAAAAGTGGCTTGTAACGGTGTCAAAGGCAGACTCGTGGAGAAGTTGGAAGCACGATTTGGGAGTGAATAG
- the glmS gene encoding glutamine--fructose-6-phosphate transaminase (isomerizing), protein MCGIVGIVGREFYLEQLMKGLKKLEYRGYDSSGVAYVENGELIIRKAVGRIAALEEKLGKENKNKIPIGIAHTRWATHGIPSDVNAHPHIDCSGKLAVVHNGIIENHTELKARLQRKGHVFKSDTDTEVIAHLIEEHFNGSLLDAVRHALVDLEGAYAIAVVHVDVPDRIVAARKGSPLVVGANGDGAYLASDVTPLLHYIRDVYFIEDGDVALLSAGEVKIFRTDGTRVSRPLTHINWTEDAAEKGGYPHFMLKEIFEEPQVIRNAITGRVKNGKTIIAELESIADKLKTTRNVQVVACGTSYHAGLVFKRFLEEYAALNVEIDVASEFRYRKIKFDEDTIVVAISQSGETADTLEGIRIAKARGATIIAVTNVVGSTISRESHAVVYLNAGPEIGVAATKTYVSQLTVLLLIASYIAQLRGFGDKKLMQIVNEIEGMPTIFESILATSNDLTRELAKEYFDYIHFMYIGRGYGYPSALEGALKLKEISYIHASAYQAGELKHGPIALLDRKFPVFAIVPDDSLKTKTLSNIMETRARDAKVVAICTEGDQAVARIVNSRIEVPKVSEPLYPLVMSPYLQLFAYHVAVMRGHDPDKPRNLAKSVTVE, encoded by the coding sequence GTGTGCGGGATAGTTGGGATAGTTGGTAGAGAGTTCTACCTGGAGCAACTCATGAAGGGGCTTAAGAAACTCGAATACAGAGGATACGATTCTTCAGGTGTGGCTTATGTTGAAAACGGGGAACTTATTATAAGGAAAGCCGTTGGAAGGATAGCTGCTCTTGAGGAGAAACTTGGAAAGGAAAACAAAAATAAGATACCTATTGGGATAGCACATACGCGCTGGGCCACACACGGGATCCCATCTGATGTAAACGCTCATCCACATATAGACTGCTCCGGCAAACTTGCTGTGGTTCATAATGGGATTATAGAAAATCATACGGAATTAAAAGCAAGGCTTCAGAGAAAAGGGCACGTTTTCAAATCTGATACGGATACGGAGGTTATTGCACACCTTATAGAGGAGCATTTTAATGGGTCTCTCCTTGATGCCGTCAGACATGCGCTTGTGGACCTTGAGGGTGCTTATGCCATAGCGGTGGTTCATGTGGACGTTCCGGATAGAATTGTTGCCGCACGAAAGGGAAGTCCTCTTGTTGTTGGTGCGAATGGCGATGGTGCATACCTCGCATCCGATGTTACTCCATTGCTACATTACATACGGGATGTTTATTTCATAGAGGATGGAGATGTGGCACTTCTGAGTGCAGGCGAGGTCAAAATTTTCAGGACTGATGGCACACGTGTTTCCAGACCTTTAACTCATATAAATTGGACGGAGGATGCTGCGGAGAAAGGCGGATATCCTCATTTTATGTTGAAAGAGATCTTTGAAGAACCACAGGTTATCAGAAATGCCATAACCGGAAGAGTAAAGAACGGGAAAACAATTATAGCGGAACTGGAATCGATAGCCGATAAACTCAAAACCACCCGTAATGTGCAGGTAGTTGCCTGTGGCACCAGTTATCATGCCGGGCTCGTTTTCAAGAGATTTCTTGAAGAATATGCGGCGTTGAATGTTGAGATCGATGTGGCTTCAGAGTTCAGATATAGAAAGATAAAATTCGATGAAGATACCATCGTTGTCGCTATATCCCAATCGGGAGAAACAGCTGATACCCTTGAAGGGATTAGAATCGCAAAGGCTAGAGGTGCTACGATAATCGCGGTGACGAATGTTGTTGGTTCAACGATTTCTCGTGAAAGTCATGCTGTTGTTTATCTCAACGCGGGACCTGAAATAGGCGTCGCCGCAACGAAAACCTATGTTTCTCAATTGACAGTTTTGTTATTGATAGCCAGTTATATCGCCCAGCTCCGAGGTTTCGGGGATAAAAAGCTGATGCAGATAGTAAATGAAATCGAAGGTATGCCAACGATATTTGAAAGCATTCTCGCTACTTCAAATGACCTGACCCGGGAACTGGCGAAGGAGTACTTCGATTACATTCATTTCATGTACATAGGGCGTGGATACGGTTATCCGAGTGCACTTGAAGGCGCGTTGAAACTCAAAGAGATAAGTTACATCCATGCATCAGCTTATCAGGCTGGTGAGCTGAAACACGGGCCTATCGCGCTTTTAGATAGGAAGTTTCCGGTGTTTGCAATTGTTCCTGATGATTCGTTGAAAACTAAAACCCTTTCAAACATAATGGAGACCCGTGCGCGCGACGCCAAAGTGGTAGCGATTTGTACTGAAGGCGACCAGGCGGTTGCGCGTATAGTTAATAGCAGAATTGAGGTTCCGAAGGTATCAGAGCCGTTGTATCCGCTTGTTATGTCGCCCTATCTACAGTTGTTTGCTTATCATGTTGCTGTTATGCGCGGCCATGATCCGGATAAGCCGAGGAATCTCGCGAAAAGCGTAACCGTTGAATAA